In Methanofervidicoccus sp. A16, the sequence ATAAGGCCAGGGAACTTTATCAGTAATCTTAGGAGATGTTATGGATCTACTGTTAATATTTATTTCAGGGGTATTTACTGCATTGGGTCCCTGTGTATTGACTGTACTACCTGTGGTATTTTCCTATACCTTTGGGATCTCGGAATCTAAAATAGAGGCATTTATTGTATCTTTGTTTTTTGTTTTGGGATTCTCCATAGTTTTTAGTTTATTGGGGGCTATTTCATCTGTTTTTGGCATATTTTTAGGAATTTACAGGTTAAAGTACGTTGCAGGTATTTTGGCGATAGTTTTAGGTTTATTGATTATGTTTAAAAAGGGTTTTTCATTTAGATTGAAGGGAAATTTTTTTAACAGGATTATAACTAAAATTAACAATAAAAATATCTCCCTTAAGTATAAAGTGCTTACCTCTTTTATCTTTGGATTGTCTTACGGTGTTGGAGCCAATGTATGTGCAGATCCTATTTTAGCGGGAATATTAACCTACGTATCTACAAAATCAGATGTTATTTTTGGAGTTTTGGCTTTATTTATATATTCAATAGGTTATGGACTTCCAATAATTCTCCTAAGTGTTATAGGTTTTGAAGGTAAAGAGGTATTTAAGAAATTTGTAAACTCTCATCTTGTTAGTTTTATCTCAGGTTTTATACTGATTGTGTTGGGACTTTTTGTTATTTTTAGGTAATTGGAGTTAAAAAATACTTCTGAGTTTCCTGGGATCTATGGGCTTTAGGTTTTTCTGTCCCTATTAAAGTATTTGTCTTCCTAATCGTCCTCATCGTCGTATTCACCTATAAGTTTTTTCAACTCTTTAATTATATATCTCTTCTCCATTTCAAAAATTTCCCTCTCTATTTTTTTCTTATTGGTCCAATACTTAATCCAGAAATAGGTGGTTTTTATAATGATGTAAATAATTATTAGGTTAATTGTTGTAATTAGTATCCAATTCCAACCAAAGATTAGGATCCATGCTATCTGGATGAATATAAGAGTTATTATTATATAAAGTATATAATTTTTCTTATCTGCTTTACCAAAGCATATTATGGATTCTAAAAATTTTCCTAACTTATAGAGAGCAACTCCTTTATTATTCCAAGCATCTACATCTTTTGGATCTATTGCCAATGCTCTATCGTAACACTCTATAGCTTCTTCGTATCTTCCTAAATCATAGAGAGCATTTCCTTTATTATACCAAGCATAAGCATATTTTGGATCTATCTCCAACGCCTTATCATAGTATTTTATTGCTTCTTCGTATCTTCCTAAATCATAGAGAGCATTTCCTTTATCATTCCAAGCATCTACATCTTTTGGATCTATCTCTAACGCCTTATCATAACACTCTATAGCTTCTTCGTATCTTCCTAAATCATAGAGAGCATTTCCTTTATTATACCAAGCATAAGCATATTTTGGATCTATCTCCAACGCCTTATTATAGCATTCTATTGCTTCTTCGTATCTTCCTAACTTACGGAGAGCATTTCCTTTATTATACCAAGCATGAACATACTTCGGATCTATCTCCAACGCCTTATCATAGTATTTTATTGCTTCTTCGTATCTTCCTAAATTAGAGAGAGCTAGTCCTTTATTATTCCAAGCATATACATTATTTGGATCTATCTCCAACGCCTTATCATAACACTCTATTGCTTCTTCGTATCTTCCTAAATCAGAGAGAGCAACTCCTTTATTATTCCAAGCATAAGCATACTTCGGATCTATCTCCAACGCCTTATCATAGTATTTTATTGCTTCTTCGTATCTTCCTAAATTAGAGAGAGCAACTCCTTTACCATTCCAAGCATCTACATATTTTGGATCTATCTCCAACGCCTTATCATAGTATTTTATTGCTTCTTCGTATCTTCCTAAATTAGAGAGAGCAACTCCTTTACCATTCCAAGCATCTACATATTTTGGATCTATCTCCAACGCCTTATCATAGTATTTTATTGCTTCTTCGTATCTTCCTAAATTAGAGAGAGCATTTCCTTTATTATTCCAAGCATGAACATATTTTGGATCTATCTCTAACGCCTTATTATAACAATTTATAGCTTCTTCGTATCTTCCTAAATCAGAGAGAGCATTTCCTTTATTTTTCCAAGCATCTATATAATTTGGATCTATCTCCAACGCCTTATTATAACAATTTATAGCTTCTTCGTATTTCCCCTGATCATATAGAGTATTTCCCTTCTCGAACCATTCTTCTGCAGTCATACCATCAATTTTCTTCTTAGAAAACATAATTCTAACACCTTAACCCATATCACTTCAATTACCTACTTTATCTTTCTTTATACATTCCCAAAGTTGTCAATAATATCCATCTATCGACATCTATCAATTATCTAAATTGTTATAATTTTACTTAATATTTTTATAATTATAATTATTAAAACTATTTTTATAATCCGAGTTTTCATCAAAAGTGATAATTAAAAATAGCAATTATGAACATAACCTTTTAAATATAAAATCTCAACCCTTTAAGAACTGTGGTTTTTATTATTTTTCAACAAAACAAACACCCTATCATTCTCCCTGGCAACGCCCCTGATCTTAACTCCAACCCTCTCCCCCTTCTTAGCGATCTTTACAGGTTTATGATCGATCTCCATAGATTCAACCTTCTCCTCTATACACCCTGTCTTATTTCCCATTATAAGTATGGTATCCCCAACCCTCAAATCTCCAGTTAATTTAATCTCCACCACCCCTATCCTCTTGTAGAAGTTCGTTACAACTCCCACCTCAACCTTCCTGTATGGAGAGGCATTTCCCTCTATCTCGTACTGGAAGTCATGTTTATCTACCTTATCTCTGAAGTAGAAACCAGTATCAAATCCCCTGTTGTAGGATTTAAGGAGTTCCTTTTTAAAGTAAGGGAGTTTCTCGTAGTAGGTGCCATCCAATACAGCATCAATAGCCTCCCTATAAACCTTCACAGTTCTCATTACATAGTCGGCGTTCTTACTCCTACCCTCTATCTTAAAACTATCCAACACCTCCATAAGTTCTGGGATATGTTCTATCATACAGAGATCCTTAGGAGACAGTAGATACTTCCCCTCACAGATCAACTCATGGGTACCGTCGTGGTGCTCATTTATCAACTTCCATCTCCTTCTACATGGTTGGAGACAGTCCCCACAGTTTGCATTCCTGTTGAATAAATAGGCACTTAGGAAGCACCTACCACTTATAGCCACACAGAGCGCCCCATGGACAAAACCCTCCAACTCTAAATCTACACCCTCCTCCTTCAACTTCTCCCTTATCTCCCTTATCTGGTTCAAAGTCAATTCCCTGGATAGTATAACCCTCTTTGCAAACTTGGAGTAGAACTTTGCAGTTAGGGAGTTTGTAATATTTGTCTGGACACTTGCATGTACCCTTAAGCCGTAATCTCTTGCAAGTGTCATAGTCCCTATATCACTTACTATAACTGCATCCACCTCAGATTCCACTGCAAAGTCTAAAACCTCCTCCAACTTCTTCAGATCCTTCTCGTATATTACAGTGTTTAAACAGAGGTAGATCTTCCTGTTGTTATCATGTGCTATCTTAACGCCCTCCTTCAACTCCTCCCTTGTAAAGTTCTTGGCGGTTATCCTCATGTTGAACTCCTTCAATCCACAGTATATCCCATCTGCCCCGTAATCAACTGCAGTCTTAAGACATGTTAGATCCCTTGCAGGAGCAAGTAATTCCACCATCTCTATCACCTCCTATCCTCCTCAACTCCCTACTTAACTCCAAGTAGTACTTACTTAACTCCTCCCTGAAGTAATCCAGATCTAAATACTTCGCCTCGTGATCCTCCAGATAGATAGCCCTATCTGCCAATGCAGTTAGTAGATCTAAACTACTGGTGGTGATGATAAAGGCAGAGGTTAGTTTCTCCCTCTCCCTCATCATAATCTCCGAGAGGGATTTCACCCCCTCGAACCACTTAGACAGCAAACCACTTACAAGGAGATTTACTGCAGAGTTATCCTCGTCTATAAGGATAAGATCTACACCGTTAGTCATAGCCCGTTGGATCCTGTAGGCCATAGTCATAGATGTTGAAGCCCTCCCTACAACCCTCTCTGGAGTACCCTTCAACCCCTTAGGTAGTTTCTCGAAGAATAGACTGATATCACAACCTTGCATATCCATAGAGCCTCCTGTAACCTTAGTTAAATTCTTAGTAGTTATTATATACTCCCTCCCATCACCTAGGAGGTGATCGTCCTGGCCACTCTCTATACCCTCAAGTAGTGTAGTCTTCCCCTGGGCATTTCTTCCAGTAATAACAAATACCTCCCTCTTCTTAATACCCAACCCTGTTATCACCCTTCCATCGTACAACTCCACCTCTACAGGGTTCAACTCCTTAGGAGTTATAAAAGGTACATTCACCCCCTCCTTAGGTCCCGCTATCCGAAAGTGTCTCCTAACAGGTGTATAACTCCTGGCAGGTTTGGAGTAATCCCCTATGAAAACTACAAGGCCCAGGTCATCCAACCTATCCCTTAGATCCTTCTGATTAACTATATTGATGTTCTCCCTCTCCAGTAGGGAGTAAGGTATTTTATCTATGTACTCCTCCAACTCCTGGGAGAGTTCGTCTATCTTTCTACCTATACTCCTTGGATCCCTCTCGGAGAATACCATCCTTAAAAGTAGGTGTATTCTATCCCCCTCTATGTAGTTGTATCTATCTGCCCTCCAGAGGTTACTCCCTATGTTCATATCACAATTTACTACAGTGAGAGGCTCGTAGAGTTCCCTGTATCTCCTCCCAAGGTTTCCTGAAAGTGGAGGGAATTTTCCTCTTCTCATTTCTTCTTTGATACATTCTATTATTCTAGCGGTGCTTCCCTCTAAACCCTTAGGATTTAAGTTGATAAGATCTTCCCTTCTGAAAACAAAGGGTAAAACTACCTTTACCTTCCCATCTCCCTGAGCACTGGTGTAGAAGAGTTTATTTTTATTAGAGGATGTTAAGACAGTTCTGTTTAAATTTGGAGTTTTTATGTTTTTTATTACTTCTCTTATAAATTCCCAGGTTTTCATCTTTATCACAAATATATCGTAATAAAACTTCTACTAAAACAACAACCCTCGAGATCTTAAATAAAATATTGAGAATTATAAAAAAGAATAATTATGGTAATAAACAAAACTTTTTAAATTAATTAATAACATTTTAAATTAACTACAACTATTGAGATTTCAATAATAAAAAATAATAATTAATAATTAATATTAAAACTAAAGAAATAAAAAATTAAGGAATATATACAGATGAAAAAACAAAATCTCAACTACACCGAGTACTGAAATGTAAGGCGGAATTTTTCTTTTTTCTTAATTATCTTTTTTATTAATCTTTTATTATATTATAATTTTTTTATAAAATATTAATATTTTATTTTAATTGAAATTTAAAAGATCATTATCTCCTGATTAGTATGGATAGTTAAATATCGTCAAAAAAGTAGATCTCCTTATGATAAGAAATTTTTATTTTAAAATTCTTTATTATTTTTATAATTATTTTTATTATTCTTTAAATTAAAATTATCCTTTTGATAGGAATTAGGGTTATATATTTATATTTTTATCAACACACCCTCGGTATAGGATCCCCCATCGGCGTATCCACTATCCTCCTACCAACTAAGGTTTCCATCACCACCATCTTATGATCTGATACTACTTCACCTATGATCTCGGCATTCCTTCCAAGAGGATGAGAACGTAATATTTCTAACACCCTCTCCCCATCCTCCCTCTTAACTGCCATAACAACCTTTCCCTCGTTAGCCACCGTTAGAGGATCTATACCAAGGGCTTCAGAGAGTGACTGCACCTCCTCACTTATAGGTATCCTATCCTCGTATATGTTTATCCCAAGACCACTCTTCTCCACCATCTCATTTAGGGCACTGGCGAGACCCCCCCTTGTTGGATCCTTCATGGCATGAACCTCAACACCACTGTCAAGTACCTTTTTTATAAGTCTATTTAGAGGTGCAACGTCTGATTTTAGATTACTCTTAAAGTCGAAGTTCTCCCTTGCCAGAAGTACCGCCATCCCATGTTCTCCGATATTACCTGAGACTATAATAACATCCCCCTCCTTCATACCACTGTCCCTTATAACCTTCCCCCTATCAGTTATCCCTATACCTGCGGTTGTTATTACTATGTCATCTACCTTGGATACCTTAGTATCTCCAGTGATCACAGGTACCTCTGCCTCCTTAGACGCCTCATTTATGGACTTCATTATCCTATCTAACTTATCGATGGGAAAACCCTCAGGTAATACCAAAGATAAAGAAAGGGCTATCGGCTCTCCTCCCATAACTGCTATGTCATTAACAGTA encodes:
- a CDS encoding cytochrome c biogenesis CcdA family protein; the encoded protein is MDLLLIFISGVFTALGPCVLTVLPVVFSYTFGISESKIEAFIVSLFFVLGFSIVFSLLGAISSVFGIFLGIYRLKYVAGILAIVLGLLIMFKKGFSFRLKGNFFNRIITKINNKNISLKYKVLTSFIFGLSYGVGANVCADPILAGILTYVSTKSDVIFGVLALFIYSIGYGLPIILLSVIGFEGKEVFKKFVNSHLVSFISGFILIVLGLFVIFR
- a CDS encoding U32 family peptidase; translated protein: MVELLAPARDLTCLKTAVDYGADGIYCGLKEFNMRITAKNFTREELKEGVKIAHDNNRKIYLCLNTVIYEKDLKKLEEVLDFAVESEVDAVIVSDIGTMTLARDYGLRVHASVQTNITNSLTAKFYSKFAKRVILSRELTLNQIREIREKLKEEGVDLELEGFVHGALCVAISGRCFLSAYLFNRNANCGDCLQPCRRRWKLINEHHDGTHELICEGKYLLSPKDLCMIEHIPELMEVLDSFKIEGRSKNADYVMRTVKVYREAIDAVLDGTYYEKLPYFKKELLKSYNRGFDTGFYFRDKVDKHDFQYEIEGNASPYRKVEVGVVTNFYKRIGVVEIKLTGDLRVGDTILIMGNKTGCIEEKVESMEIDHKPVKIAKKGERVGVKIRGVARENDRVFVLLKNNKNHSS
- a CDS encoding tetratricopeptide repeat protein codes for the protein MFSKKKIDGMTAEEWFEKGNTLYDQGKYEEAINCYNKALEIDPNYIDAWKNKGNALSDLGRYEEAINCYNKALEIDPKYVHAWNNKGNALSNLGRYEEAIKYYDKALEIDPKYVDAWNGKGVALSNLGRYEEAIKYYDKALEIDPKYVDAWNGKGVALSNLGRYEEAIKYYDKALEIDPKYAYAWNNKGVALSDLGRYEEAIECYDKALEIDPNNVYAWNNKGLALSNLGRYEEAIKYYDKALEIDPKYVHAWYNKGNALRKLGRYEEAIECYNKALEIDPKYAYAWYNKGNALYDLGRYEEAIECYDKALEIDPKDVDAWNDKGNALYDLGRYEEAIKYYDKALEIDPKYAYAWYNKGNALYDLGRYEEAIECYDRALAIDPKDVDAWNNKGVALYKLGKFLESIICFGKADKKNYILYIIITLIFIQIAWILIFGWNWILITTINLIIIYIIIKTTYFWIKYWTNKKKIEREIFEMEKRYIIKELKKLIGEYDDEDD
- a CDS encoding P-loop domain-containing protein, with the protein product MKTWEFIREVIKNIKTPNLNRTVLTSSNKNKLFYTSAQGDGKVKVVLPFVFRREDLINLNPKGLEGSTARIIECIKEEMRRGKFPPLSGNLGRRYRELYEPLTVVNCDMNIGSNLWRADRYNYIEGDRIHLLLRMVFSERDPRSIGRKIDELSQELEEYIDKIPYSLLERENINIVNQKDLRDRLDDLGLVVFIGDYSKPARSYTPVRRHFRIAGPKEGVNVPFITPKELNPVEVELYDGRVITGLGIKKREVFVITGRNAQGKTTLLEGIESGQDDHLLGDGREYIITTKNLTKVTGGSMDMQGCDISLFFEKLPKGLKGTPERVVGRASTSMTMAYRIQRAMTNGVDLILIDEDNSAVNLLVSGLLSKWFEGVKSLSEIMMREREKLTSAFIITTSSLDLLTALADRAIYLEDHEAKYLDLDYFREELSKYYLELSRELRRIGGDRDGGITCSCKGSNMS
- the hypE gene encoding hydrogenase expression/formation protein HypE gives rise to the protein MKITRMHGAGGKLMQELIERVILGNLELTSVEGGVGLRDLDDGGTVPIGDKEVIFTIDGHTVKPIFFPGGDIGRLAVCGTVNDIAVMGGEPIALSLSLVLPEGFPIDKLDRIMKSINEASKEAEVPVITGDTKVSKVDDIVITTAGIGITDRGKVIRDSGMKEGDVIIVSGNIGEHGMAVLLARENFDFKSNLKSDVAPLNRLIKKVLDSGVEVHAMKDPTRGGLASALNEMVEKSGLGINIYEDRIPISEEVQSLSEALGIDPLTVANEGKVVMAVKREDGERVLEILRSHPLGRNAEIIGEVVSDHKMVVMETLVGRRIVDTPMGDPIPRVC